A DNA window from Paenibacillus andongensis contains the following coding sequences:
- a CDS encoding ABC transporter permease — translation MVIERSRVVPKERGGLLTAAAKSFRKHWQLYLIVIPPALFFLIFKYYPMLNAVLAFKDYNVTKGIWGSPWVGFKHFKLFFDNPIFWTLIKNTLLISGYLLIVGFPIPILLALALNEIRNGKFKRFVQLVSFAPYFISTVVMVSIIMLFLAPRLGFVNVAMNHFGMGSINFLGEPGMFRSIYVWSDIWQTAGYSAVIFLAALAGVDPSLYEAAKVDGASRFQKIRHIDLPGIMPTITIVFILNVGSVMSLGFEKIYLLQNPLNKISSEVIATYVYQIGLLNANYSFATAVGLFNSVINLILLVGVNMVAKRLSNTSIW, via the coding sequence ATGGTAATCGAACGCAGCAGAGTGGTACCAAAAGAGCGCGGAGGCCTCCTCACAGCAGCGGCAAAGAGTTTTAGAAAACACTGGCAATTATATCTTATCGTCATTCCGCCAGCCTTGTTTTTCCTTATTTTTAAATACTATCCAATGTTGAATGCCGTCCTAGCTTTTAAGGATTACAACGTCACGAAAGGGATATGGGGAAGCCCATGGGTGGGATTCAAACATTTTAAGTTGTTTTTTGATAATCCGATTTTCTGGACGTTAATTAAAAATACACTCCTCATTAGCGGATACTTGCTAATCGTCGGATTTCCAATTCCGATTTTGTTAGCCTTAGCGCTTAATGAAATACGCAACGGCAAATTTAAGCGGTTTGTTCAATTAGTATCGTTTGCACCTTATTTTATATCCACCGTCGTTATGGTATCTATTATCATGCTTTTTCTAGCACCACGGTTAGGCTTTGTGAATGTCGCGATGAATCATTTCGGAATGGGATCTATCAATTTTCTCGGGGAACCCGGCATGTTTCGTTCGATCTATGTGTGGTCGGATATTTGGCAGACGGCAGGCTATTCGGCCGTTATCTTCTTGGCTGCGTTAGCGGGAGTCGATCCTTCGCTCTATGAGGCAGCCAAGGTTGATGGCGCTTCACGGTTTCAGAAAATCCGTCATATTGACTTGCCTGGCATCATGCCAACGATCACGATCGTTTTCATATTAAATGTAGGAAGTGTCATGTCGCTAGGCTTCGAAAAGATTTATCTGCTGCAAAATCCGCTGAACAAGATAAGTTCCGAAGTGATTGCCACTTACGTGTATCAAATAGGTTTATTGAACGCGAACTATAGCTTTGCAACGGCGGTGGGATTGTTTAATTCCGTTATCAATTTAATTCTGCTGGTTGGTGTAAATATGGTGGCAAAGCGATTATCGAATACGAGTATCTGGTAA
- a CDS encoding helix-turn-helix domain-containing protein, with translation MPKYSRLFRRFLISYIVILIIPSIAGYMSYRTSITVTQSISIENNVTQLQKSQEILERRMAEVESFTRQLALNQDLSVLLNEKLVDDKANVYGVWKITRDIKAYSQTNDFLKQFYIYLTNFNVVVTPGNAYFRPEHYYQTSHYSNLSLDEWKKTVLEKTHRSEIMPLSPFVNNGVQTSVVTFMQSLPLDSFGDSPPATVVTIIDEQTINSVLSGLRDPNGGWTHISDSEGHTISLQGISQLEMDHLSADSRFDKGKVSQFYDDDLVIRIQSKSTGWVYSTGIPRYVLMENANKIKYITWSVTGVAILIGLFVGFMLSYRNTAPINRLLSVMKEQFGKEATTERNEYDFLQGNISSIITNNKRLESELNRQLPLIRDAFYKRLIAGEFQSREELISAAAQADTGLNMNAGYTGILQINGYSGMESVEILNELNAARLILKQILMDSGSRLHVHMTDLGSDRIVTLFTSGEKDEGEEVGKEDIEQLVANLADLAFTDYRITITAALSDPFSSVMEISRSYEQARQALEYAVYMNRKGIVWYSDTRVESNTYYYPIDVELRLISTIRAGDVDEAERIVKSMIEQNTENRELSVEMKHQFIGEVKGTLLKLLDQKALMESPMFEKIKNRIISIQATEAMELISREINEIISAMCGLIMSKKNDAHIKTVKQINDYIAEKYSDPDLNLYRIAEIVERPEKYISQLFKEVTGTNLSDHLEKVRMDHAATLLKRNQYNVDEIASHVGYNSSHSFRRAFKRVMGVSPSSFRQSPGE, from the coding sequence GTGCCCAAGTATTCCAGATTATTTCGAAGGTTTCTGATCTCTTATATCGTTATTTTGATCATCCCCAGCATCGCAGGCTATATGTCATACCGTACTTCGATCACAGTCACGCAATCGATTTCCATTGAGAATAATGTGACGCAGCTTCAAAAGAGCCAAGAGATTCTGGAACGCAGAATGGCCGAAGTTGAAAGTTTTACGAGACAATTAGCTTTAAACCAAGACTTGAGTGTCCTTTTGAACGAAAAATTGGTCGATGATAAAGCAAATGTGTATGGGGTCTGGAAAATAACGAGAGATATTAAGGCCTACAGCCAAACGAATGATTTTTTGAAGCAATTCTATATTTATTTGACGAATTTTAACGTTGTTGTGACACCAGGCAATGCTTATTTTCGCCCTGAGCATTATTATCAGACTTCCCATTACAGCAATCTTTCCTTGGATGAATGGAAAAAAACGGTACTAGAGAAAACGCATAGAAGCGAAATTATGCCGCTGAGTCCGTTTGTCAATAACGGCGTGCAAACCTCAGTCGTTACCTTTATGCAATCGCTCCCATTAGACAGCTTCGGTGATTCTCCACCGGCCACGGTTGTCACCATTATTGATGAACAAACGATCAACAGTGTTTTGTCTGGGTTAAGAGATCCGAACGGCGGTTGGACGCATATTAGCGATTCGGAAGGACATACCATTAGTTTGCAGGGGATTAGTCAACTGGAAATGGATCACTTATCCGCTGATAGCCGCTTCGATAAAGGGAAAGTCAGTCAATTCTATGACGATGATCTTGTGATACGGATACAATCCAAATCAACGGGATGGGTATACAGCACAGGCATTCCAAGATATGTCCTCATGGAGAATGCGAATAAAATCAAGTACATCACTTGGTCAGTGACCGGTGTTGCTATATTGATCGGACTCTTTGTTGGATTTATGCTGTCATATCGAAATACGGCCCCGATCAATAGGCTGCTTAGTGTGATGAAAGAGCAGTTTGGCAAGGAAGCAACGACTGAACGCAATGAATATGATTTCTTGCAGGGGAATATATCGAGTATCATTACCAACAATAAGCGCCTGGAGTCTGAGCTTAATCGGCAGCTGCCATTAATCCGCGATGCCTTTTATAAAAGGTTAATTGCGGGAGAATTTCAATCGAGGGAAGAATTGATTTCTGCTGCCGCGCAGGCTGATACAGGGCTTAATATGAATGCCGGATATACGGGTATTCTGCAAATCAATGGATACTCCGGTATGGAAAGCGTTGAAATTCTCAACGAACTGAATGCGGCCAGACTCATCCTGAAACAGATTTTAATGGATTCAGGCAGCCGCCTGCATGTTCATATGACGGATTTGGGTTCAGATCGCATAGTCACTCTATTTACATCGGGAGAAAAAGATGAAGGTGAAGAAGTTGGCAAGGAAGATATCGAGCAGCTCGTGGCGAATCTAGCTGATCTGGCCTTTACCGATTATCGAATTACCATCACAGCCGCACTAAGCGATCCTTTTTCCTCTGTCATGGAGATCAGCCGTTCCTATGAGCAAGCCAGACAGGCCTTAGAATACGCTGTATATATGAATAGAAAAGGAATAGTTTGGTACAGTGATACACGAGTAGAGAGTAACACGTATTATTATCCAATCGATGTGGAGCTGCGATTAATTAGTACGATTAGGGCCGGCGATGTGGATGAAGCCGAGCGGATTGTTAAGTCGATGATCGAGCAAAATACGGAAAATCGAGAACTTTCTGTGGAGATGAAGCATCAGTTCATCGGTGAAGTGAAAGGAACGCTGCTTAAACTACTCGACCAGAAGGCTCTCATGGAATCCCCGATGTTCGAGAAAATCAAAAATCGGATCATTAGCATCCAAGCCACTGAAGCCATGGAACTCATTTCGCGTGAAATTAATGAGATTATCTCAGCCATGTGCGGTCTCATCATGAGTAAAAAGAACGATGCACACATTAAAACCGTGAAGCAAATTAATGATTATATCGCTGAAAAGTATTCAGATCCCGATTTAAATCTGTACCGGATAGCTGAGATTGTAGAGCGTCCAGAAAAATACATCTCCCAATTATTTAAAGAGGTAACGGGGACGAATTTATCCGATCATCTAGAAAAAGTGAGAATGGACCACGCAGCGACTCTTTTAAAAAGAAACCAATATAACGTGGATGAAATCGCTTCGCATGTTGGTTATAACAGTTCACATTCCTTCCGAAGGGCGTTTAAGCGAGTGATGGGCGTATCCCCCAGCTCGTTCAGACAGTCCCCAGGAGAATGA
- a CDS encoding carbohydrate ABC transporter permease: MNTMKTTIRDSVGDKLFLISIYVILSLLLVVVLYPLIYIFSSSFSSPSAVTSGRVWLWPVDFSLKGYASIIENPKIVTGYANSLFYTASGTIISVALTIMIAYPLSRKTLFGRNMLMMLITFTLLFSGGLIPTYLVVKQMGLIDTRWALLIPNAIWVWQVIIARTFFQSSIPDELIDSSEIDGCSDIRFMWSVVVPLSKPIIAVLFLMYAVGQWNSYFDALIYLKTANLFPLQLILRSIIILNNSSNATDALKQVERQQLAELLKYSLIVVATLPVLIIYPFVQRYFVQGMLVGSVKG; the protein is encoded by the coding sequence ATGAATACGATGAAAACGACGATTAGAGATTCGGTTGGCGATAAACTATTTTTGATTAGCATCTACGTGATACTGAGCCTCCTATTAGTTGTCGTCTTATATCCGCTTATTTATATTTTTAGCAGCTCGTTCAGCAGTCCGTCGGCGGTAACTTCAGGCCGTGTGTGGCTGTGGCCAGTAGATTTTTCACTTAAGGGATATGCAAGTATCATAGAGAATCCGAAAATCGTGACAGGCTACGCCAACTCTCTATTTTATACGGCTTCCGGAACGATCATTAGTGTAGCGCTTACGATCATGATTGCTTATCCCTTATCACGTAAAACGTTATTCGGAAGAAATATGCTGATGATGCTCATTACATTCACGTTGTTATTTAGCGGAGGATTGATTCCTACTTACTTGGTTGTGAAGCAGATGGGGTTAATCGATACCAGATGGGCCTTATTGATTCCAAACGCGATATGGGTATGGCAAGTGATCATTGCAAGAACGTTCTTCCAATCCTCGATTCCAGATGAATTAATTGATTCGAGTGAAATAGACGGATGCAGCGATATCAGGTTTATGTGGAGTGTCGTGGTTCCGTTATCGAAACCAATCATAGCTGTTCTGTTCTTGATGTACGCTGTGGGTCAATGGAATTCTTACTTCGATGCTCTTATTTATCTCAAAACCGCTAATCTATTTCCACTCCAGCTCATCTTGCGCAGCATTATCATTCTTAACAATAGCTCAAATGCCACAGATGCTTTAAAACAGGTAGAAAGACAGCAGTTGGCAGAGCTTTTGAAATATTCACTGATTGTCGTGGCAACGCTTCCAGTACTCATCATCTATCCGTTTGTGCAGCGCTATTTTGTTCAGGGGATGTTGGTAGGTTCTGTAAAAGGGTAA
- a CDS encoding extracellular solute-binding protein — protein sequence MFSMVLAACSSKVETPASPSPSTGTASPSAAPAAAKPVEISVFAQQANDMDLKTNLFTKHLESKFNAKFKFEIIPYDGAKEKRQISLASGDYPEAYILTAYIDQFSQADLLKFGKQGVLLPLNDLIDQYAPNIKKAMEKDPTLKSFITAPDGKIYGLGSYTQCFHCSYPNKMWINTSWLKKLNLEMPKTTEDFKKVLQAFKKNDPNGNGKADEVPLSGSIEDFGVRVIPFLMNGFIYDDDRNYLNLVNGKVDTAANKPEWKEGLAYIKSLYDEGLIDPGAFTQNAEAFKKIGENAGGQILGAGAGMHPAIFVNIDKGNKNSADYNPVPPLTGPHGSLATHDGGGLTPGAKFVLTNKASKEAQIALIKMVDYMYTTEGQTNAASGMEGIDWRKPKDGEVALGKGVTPQIATIPTVDGQPPRNAGWSGMGHFYQPKEYRDSFVQGTDVYDSANYERRLYDATLLYQGHEPKELFPMWAIWIDPALTDEASILQTNIKNYIDQSSLQFITGNKDLTKDWDAYVKGLENLKVGRYLEILQKAYDTAAIKK from the coding sequence ATGTTCAGTATGGTTCTTGCCGCATGTTCAAGTAAAGTGGAGACTCCGGCATCGCCAAGTCCTTCAACAGGTACAGCATCGCCGAGTGCAGCACCAGCGGCGGCTAAGCCCGTAGAAATAAGTGTCTTTGCTCAACAGGCTAACGATATGGATTTGAAGACGAACCTGTTCACGAAACATTTGGAAAGCAAATTTAACGCTAAATTTAAGTTCGAAATCATTCCTTATGATGGTGCGAAGGAAAAACGGCAAATCTCCTTAGCGAGCGGCGATTATCCAGAGGCGTATATCTTAACGGCCTATATCGACCAATTCTCGCAAGCTGATCTTCTCAAGTTCGGTAAGCAGGGCGTACTGCTTCCATTGAATGATTTGATCGACCAGTATGCGCCTAATATTAAAAAGGCGATGGAGAAGGATCCAACGCTCAAAAGCTTCATTACAGCGCCAGATGGAAAAATATACGGACTTGGCTCTTATACGCAATGTTTCCACTGTTCCTACCCGAATAAAATGTGGATCAATACAAGTTGGTTGAAAAAATTAAACCTCGAAATGCCAAAAACGACCGAAGATTTCAAGAAAGTGCTTCAAGCTTTCAAGAAGAACGATCCGAACGGCAACGGTAAAGCAGACGAAGTTCCGCTCAGCGGATCCATTGAGGACTTCGGTGTACGTGTCATTCCATTCCTGATGAACGGCTTCATCTATGATGACGACCGGAATTACCTGAACTTAGTTAACGGTAAAGTGGATACTGCGGCCAATAAGCCGGAATGGAAAGAAGGACTTGCTTATATTAAATCCTTGTACGATGAGGGCTTGATCGATCCAGGTGCTTTTACGCAAAATGCCGAAGCCTTTAAGAAAATTGGCGAGAACGCTGGCGGACAAATTCTAGGTGCAGGCGCGGGCATGCATCCAGCCATCTTCGTTAACATTGATAAAGGAAACAAAAATTCAGCTGATTATAATCCCGTACCTCCGCTCACAGGACCGCATGGTTCATTAGCAACGCATGATGGAGGCGGTTTAACTCCGGGTGCGAAATTCGTTTTAACGAATAAAGCAAGCAAAGAAGCACAAATCGCACTCATCAAAATGGTTGATTATATGTATACGACAGAAGGACAAACGAACGCAGCATCCGGTATGGAAGGCATTGATTGGAGAAAACCGAAAGATGGCGAAGTGGCGCTAGGCAAGGGAGTTACCCCTCAAATTGCAACGATTCCAACTGTAGATGGGCAGCCTCCTCGTAATGCCGGATGGAGCGGTATGGGTCACTTCTACCAGCCGAAAGAGTACAGAGACAGCTTCGTACAAGGGACGGATGTTTACGACTCAGCCAACTACGAACGCAGACTGTACGATGCGACGCTCTTGTATCAAGGTCATGAACCGAAGGAACTATTCCCGATGTGGGCGATTTGGATTGATCCAGCTCTCACTGACGAAGCAAGCATTCTGCAAACAAACATTAAGAACTATATTGATCAAAGTTCGCTTCAATTTATTACAGGGAATAAGGATTTGACGAAGGATTGGGATGCTTATGTGAAGGGTCTCGAAAACTTGAAAGTCGGCAGATACCTTGAAATTCTGCAAAAGGCTTACGATACGGCAGCAATAAAAAAATAA
- a CDS encoding glycoside hydrolase family 95 protein — protein sequence MNDLKLRYTSAALNWSQGLPIGNGRLGSVIYGGIEKETWSMTEVTYWSGKTEKIESHSKGKDDLDQMRQHFFTGDYKRGEELAQRALQPKKQNFGTNLQICNLILSVDHQGEDLQRVLNLENAIFHTSYSVNGNNFTREIFASHADDIVASRFWSEQKGGISFVLEIEGLTDNFTKRFAEDAAITFKGQATETMHSDGKCGVFCQGMVKVVAQGGTIVVEDNQIVVKNADEACIYFTANTDFGKNDEAWLQESERQLAEAIVHGYTKLKEHHISDYHRLYGRVNLDLGQSVASQLPTDERIRLFQNGQDDDPELFALFYQYGRYLMISGSRADSPLPLNLQGIWNDGEANRMQWSCDYHLDINTQMNYFPTEASNLAECHIPLMNYLEMLAQAGRTTAQDFYGCEGWVAHVFSNAWGFTAPGWETSWGLNVTGGLWIASQLREHYEFSLDQEFLAQQAYPVLKEAAAFFLDYMTMHPQYGWLVTGPSNSPENSFYIEDNVHQLSMGSTLDQVLVRDLFVFCLEAADTLQVDFDLQTKLKQAIDKLPPLRIGKRGQLQEWLEDYKEAQPDHRHLSHLVSLHPGNQITLRGTPELSAAARTTLENRMSREALEDVEFTVASFAASFARLEDGEHAYKHLTHLIGQLSFDNLLTFSKPGIAGAEKHIFVVDGNFGGTAAIAEMLLQSHAGEINLLPALPRKWHTGKVSGLRAKGNIEVDIVWENGELMEATIQAFSAGQTFLRFREQSVPLVLTPNSVYTIDKQLKVTQKQ from the coding sequence ATGAATGATTTGAAGCTGCGGTATACTAGCGCTGCACTGAACTGGTCGCAAGGGCTGCCAATAGGCAACGGGAGACTAGGTTCCGTCATCTATGGCGGGATCGAGAAGGAAACCTGGAGTATGACGGAGGTCACGTATTGGTCTGGAAAAACGGAGAAGATCGAAAGCCATTCAAAGGGCAAAGATGATCTTGATCAAATGCGGCAGCATTTCTTCACAGGCGATTACAAACGCGGGGAAGAGCTAGCTCAGCGTGCATTGCAGCCTAAAAAGCAAAATTTCGGCACGAATTTGCAGATATGTAATCTTATCCTGAGTGTGGATCATCAGGGGGAAGATCTCCAGCGTGTACTAAACCTTGAAAACGCTATCTTTCATACTTCTTACAGCGTAAACGGCAACAACTTTACCCGGGAAATATTTGCTTCGCACGCGGATGATATTGTGGCTTCGCGCTTTTGGAGTGAGCAAAAAGGGGGCATTTCATTCGTATTAGAAATAGAAGGTTTGACTGACAATTTTACGAAACGGTTTGCCGAGGACGCTGCGATTACTTTTAAAGGGCAAGCAACGGAAACGATGCATAGTGACGGTAAGTGTGGAGTTTTCTGTCAAGGTATGGTCAAAGTAGTGGCACAGGGCGGAACCATTGTTGTAGAGGATAATCAAATCGTCGTAAAAAACGCAGATGAAGCATGCATTTACTTTACTGCTAATACCGATTTTGGGAAAAATGATGAAGCTTGGCTGCAAGAGTCTGAGCGCCAGCTGGCAGAAGCCATCGTGCATGGCTACACAAAGCTGAAAGAACATCACATATCCGATTATCATCGTTTGTATGGTCGAGTGAATCTTGACTTAGGTCAATCAGTCGCGTCCCAACTGCCAACGGACGAAAGAATTCGTCTTTTCCAGAATGGACAAGATGATGATCCGGAATTATTTGCCTTATTTTATCAATATGGCCGCTATTTGATGATTTCCGGTTCACGTGCGGATTCTCCTTTGCCTCTAAATTTACAGGGCATTTGGAATGATGGCGAAGCCAATCGTATGCAATGGAGCTGCGATTATCATCTGGACATCAACACACAAATGAATTACTTTCCAACGGAAGCTAGCAATTTGGCAGAATGTCATATCCCTTTAATGAATTATTTGGAGATGTTAGCGCAAGCTGGCCGAACGACAGCGCAAGACTTTTATGGATGCGAAGGTTGGGTGGCTCACGTCTTCTCCAATGCATGGGGGTTTACGGCTCCGGGTTGGGAAACTTCGTGGGGACTGAATGTTACAGGGGGTTTATGGATTGCAAGCCAACTGCGAGAACATTATGAATTTAGCTTAGATCAGGAGTTCTTAGCGCAGCAAGCTTATCCTGTGTTGAAAGAAGCCGCCGCCTTTTTCCTGGACTACATGACGATGCATCCACAATATGGGTGGCTTGTAACCGGGCCTTCTAACTCACCGGAAAATAGCTTCTATATCGAAGACAACGTTCATCAATTGTCGATGGGATCGACACTCGATCAAGTATTGGTTCGTGACTTATTCGTCTTTTGCCTAGAGGCTGCCGATACGCTGCAAGTGGATTTCGATTTGCAAACAAAGTTGAAGCAAGCCATTGATAAGCTGCCACCCCTTCGCATTGGCAAACGGGGACAATTACAGGAATGGCTGGAAGATTATAAAGAAGCACAGCCGGATCATCGTCACCTATCTCATCTAGTCAGCTTACATCCTGGTAACCAAATCACCCTAAGAGGAACACCGGAACTAAGCGCCGCTGCAAGAACCACACTAGAAAATCGCATGTCTCGCGAGGCGTTGGAAGATGTTGAGTTCACGGTTGCCTCGTTTGCAGCGAGCTTCGCCCGACTAGAGGACGGCGAACATGCGTATAAGCATTTAACCCATTTAATCGGTCAATTGAGCTTCGATAACTTATTAACGTTTTCCAAACCGGGGATTGCTGGAGCGGAGAAACACATATTTGTCGTAGATGGAAATTTCGGAGGGACGGCGGCGATTGCGGAAATGCTGCTGCAAAGTCATGCGGGAGAAATCAATTTGCTTCCCGCCCTGCCGAGGAAATGGCATACAGGTAAAGTTTCAGGACTGCGGGCCAAAGGAAATATAGAAGTGGATATTGTCTGGGAGAACGGTGAGTTGATGGAGGCCACTATTCAAGCATTCTCAGCGGGTCAAACATTTCTGCGCTTCCGTGAACAAAGCGTTCCGCTCGTGCTAACGCCTAATTCTGTCTATACAATCGACAAGCAGTTGAAAGTGACTCAGAAGCAATAA